The Balneola vulgaris DSM 17893 DNA window AATTCTTTACTTACCAGTTCTGCATCATCAGAAAAGGTCTCATAAAAATCACCAACTCTAAATAATAATATAGTACCCGGATTTTTTTCCTTAATCTCAAAGTACTGTTTCATTAAGGGCGTTTGCTTTTTCGCGGCCATCGGCTTTAATTGAACTAAATGCTAACTTTTTGGATCAATAGTAGCATGGAACATACCAATGAATTGCCTTAAAAACTATGTGCTATTCCCGTTTTGAATTAATAGAACAAGCCCTGTATTTTGCATAAAATTATTAATAACGAGGTTGTGCAAAAATTTAAAGAATTCTGGAAGCATGCTGTGACAATAGCGGGCAAAAAAGACCTATTCTTTAATGCTTCGGCTATCACGTTCAACCTTTTTATTTGTGCCATTCCTTTTACCCTGATCCTCATTTCTATTATTGGGTACGTGCTGAGTTACGATCAGGCCTTAGATATGATTGTTCAATATGGTAGTGAATTCCTACCCTCTTTCGCCTACGAGGCTGAAGCTTCGGATATCATCACCGGTTCCGATACCGTAATGAATATTTTAAACCCTTTGGTTGGAGCTCGTAAGGTATTTGGTATCGTGGGTATTATCGTGTTGCTCTTCTTTACTCAAGGGTTACTGCACGCTGTAAAACATGTATTATTTGATGTTTTTGATATTGAAGAGCGCAAACATCCTGTAGTGGATGTAGTCTATAACTTTTTTGGCTTCGGAATCTTTGGTGCGCTTATCTTTTTCCTAAGCTTCATTGTCTCATTTGTATCACTTATCAATTTGCAAAGCATCAATGTGCCCTTTACAGATATTGTGATAAACCTCCCCTGGATTTACGACTTCTTGAATTTCATCATCCCCATTTTGTTCACTTTTGTAGTGCTCTATATAGTGTTTAGATATTTAAGTGAACGACGTATTGCGCGCAACATCGCTATTATGGGAGCCCTTACCTATACCTGCTTATTTGAACTCGCTAAATTTCTTGTGAGTGGCTATTTAGAATATGCGTTTGCGAGCTATAGATATTTCTACCAAGGTTATGCCATTGCGATCGTAATTGGAGTTTGGACTTTCTACAGCGCTTTTCTCTTTGTAGTATCAGCAACTTTAGCTCGTGCTTATCGCGATATTTATAAGAGCCATAAACCTACCGTTGAAGACAACCCATATGCCGCACTGGATTAATGAGTTCGATTGTTAAGCCCTCATTTTACGAAAGAAATGATGTTATACTCATCGCCAAGGAACTGTTAGGTAAAGTTCTCTGCACCTCTTTCAACGGTACAATGACTTCTGGAATTATTGTTGAAACTGAAGCCTATGATGGGCGGATGGACAAAGCGTGTCATGCTCATATTCATGGAAAAACCGAACGCACTAAAATCATGTATGGCGAAGCTGGGCATGCCTATGTGTACCTTTGTTATGGCATTCATCACCTATTTAACGTGGTTACCAATAAGAAAGGCCTTGCAGATGCTGTTTTAATTCGAGCTATTGAACCATTAGATGGAATCCCAACTATTTTAGAACGCCGGAATAAAACAAAACTGGAACGCTCTGTTGGAGGTGGGCCAGGCATTGCTTCGCAAGCACTAGGTATTACAACTAACAATTATGGACATCTACTTACTAAAGCCCCTATTTGGATTGAAGATCGTGGTGTATGCTATGAAGAGGATCAAATCATCGAAAGCCCACGTGTTGGGGTCGATTATGTTGGTGAAGACGCCAAGCTTCCGTGGCGATTTAGAGTGAAAGGAAATGCATATACCAGCCCTGCAAAGTAAAAACTATAAAAGCTTATCGGTGTGATAGACAAATACAATATTGAATTTTATTAATTATAGTTTAACATTAAACGAATTATCTTATTTCAAAATTGGTTCATCAGGTAATCATCAACTAAAAAAATTTATACAGTCATGAAAAAATCGATCAAACTATTCTCCATTCTATTCTTATCCAGCTTTGCCATTGCTGCTACATACGTAAGCACCATTTGGACCGTAGACAAAGCACACAGCTCAATAACATTCGATATACGCCACTTTTTTAGCGATGTAACTGGCTCATTCGATAATTACGAAGCTGACATCAAATTTGATCCACAGAATTTAGACGAAAGCATGATCGATGTTACGATTATGGTGGCTAGCGTGAATACTAAAAATGAACGCCGTGATGGTCACTTAAGAACAGCCGATTTCTTTAATGCAGAAAAATACCCACACATTACTTTCAAAAGTGACCGAATTGTATCAAACGGTGACGGTAAATTCACTGCAGAGGGTAAACTAACAATCAAAGATGTTACTAAAGATTTTGATCTTCCATTCACACTCTTAGGGGTAATGGATAATCCACGCGGTGGTAAAATCGCTGGTATTAGCTCTGAATTCGTAATTTTAAGAAACGAATTTGGTGTGGGTACAGGCGATTATGTATCTGATAAAGTGATTGGTAATGAAGTAAAGACTAAGCTAAACTTGGAACTTAACGCCAAGTAAGCATTTTCTTAAGAAAGTTTAAAAGCATCGTTTCATTGAGGCGATGCTTTTTTTATTTTAGGGGCTAATCAAATTTTATAGCATGAACAAGCGAATACTTACCATCTCAGCATTTATCTTATTAGCGGCAGTATCTAGAATGATTCCGCATCCTTACAACTTTGCACCACTTGGAGCAATGTCGTTATTCGGAGCTGCTTACTTTTCAAATAAGAAATTAGCCTTCGCTCTACCTCTATTAGCATTCTTCGTGAGTGATTTATTGGTTAATAACATTTTATATGCTGACTATTATTCTGGGTTTGTATTCCTTTCGCCTGGCTTTTATTGGACCTATGGTGCTATCGCAGCGATTGTTGTATTTGGAATCCTAATGCTGAAGAAAATCGACTTTAAGAGAGTTATTGCAGGTAGTTTATCGGCTTCACTTTTATTCTTTCTCATTTCCAACTTCGGTGTTTGGGTTACTTCACCTATGTATCCTATGACATTTGAAGGATTAATGGCTTGCTATACATTTGCTATCCCATTCTTCCATATGAATGTATTAGGCGATTTATTCTATTGTGGAGTTCTATTTGGTGCTTTCGAATATGCAAAGCAACGCGTTCCTGCTCTACAGACAGCTTAATAGTTTATGAAAAAAGTCTTAATCACCGGTGCTACTTCCGGAATAGGTCGTGAGCTTGCACTACAATATGCGGCTCTTGGTCACCGTGTAGCTTTGGTGGGTCGAAGAGAAGAAAAACTTGTAGCTCTTAAAGAAGAAATTGGTGATCTCGCTTACATCCATCCTCTGGATGTAACGGATTTCAACGAAGCTCAACGTGTGTACCAACATCTTATTGATGAAATGGGAGGCATGGATATCATGATCCTCAATGCGGGTGTTGGGATTGCTAAAATGCTACCACCGTGGCGTGCCGATAAAAATACTATTGAAGTAAATGTTGTGGCCTTTGCCCATGGTGCACACTTTGCGTTCGATTACTTCACAAAACAAGGGCATGGCCAAATCGTTGGGATGTCCTCACTTGCGGCTCATTTAGCTATCGGTAGTGCCGCTGCTTACACAGCCTCTAAGCATTTCATATCCAACTATATGATTGGCTTTAGACAAAAAGCTAAACATGTGGATGCCGATATTCATATTACTGACATCCGACCTGGATTTGTTAAATCAGAAATGACCGCTAGAGGTCGTAATATGTTCTGGGTAGCTGAAACAGATAAAGCGGTTCAGCAAATGATTAAAGCTATTCAGAACAAGCGCAAAGTAGTGTATATCACAAAGCGATGGCGACTGGTAGCCCTATTAGTTAAATGTGTTCCCCAATTTGTTTGGGATAGAATTTAAACTCCACGCTATTCTTTTACATTCAAAATCAATGTAGCCCCAAATCTCTGCATTGGTTTTATTACCTTCGCTTCATCCAATAATTATTTAGTTAATATTTATGAAGCACATCCAGTTACTTATTGCATTAAGTTTCGTAATCATGTTTGCATCAAGCTGCGAAACGGATGAAAATTTTATCCCTGAAAAAGATGGCTCTCCAAGTATTTCATTAGGATATTTGGAAGCACCTGCTGGATTCGAAATTTCAGTTTTTGCAGAAAATGTTGAGAATGCCCGTCAAATGGCCATGAGTGATAATGGCATCCTATATGTAGGCTCGAGAAGAAAAGGCAACGTATATGCTATTGTTGATACCAACAATGATTTCAGAGCAGATAGCATCCATATTATTGCAAGCGGGCTTCGCCTCCCTAATGGAGTAGCTATGAAAGATGGTGATTTATATGTTGCTGAAGTAAGTAAAATCTGGAAGTTTGAAGATATTGATAGTAATTATGATCAGAATCCTGAACCCATTCTTATAATAGATGAACTTCCAACTGAAGGTCATCATGGGTGGAAGTATATAGCATTCGGTCCTGATGAAAAATTATATGTACCCATTGGTGCACCATGTAACATTTGTAATCACGAAGAAGACAACCCGTTATTTGCCACACTTACTAGAATGAATGCAGATGGTTCAGAACATGAAATAGTAGCTAAAGGAATTCGTAATACCGTTGGATTTACTTGGCATCCAACTACGGGTAATATTTGGTTTACAGACAATGGCAGAGACTGGATGGGCGATGATATCCCTCCATGTGAGCTCAATGAGATCACCGCTGAAGGTCAACATTTTGGCTACCCATACATGCATGGAAACGAGATTTGGGATCCTGAGCATGGCGAAGATGGTAAAACGAAAAACATCGACTTCAAAAAACCTGTTCAAGAATTAGGTGCCCATGTAGCACCATTGGGCGTTATTTTCTACACAGGTAATATGTTTCCAACTAGCTATAAAAATACTGCATTGATCGCAGAACACGGCAGCTGGAACCGAAGCGAAAAAGTTGGATATAGAATCTCACAGGTCAAATTCGACAAGAATGGCTCTCCAAAAAGTTACGAGCCTTTTATCAGTGGTTGGCTTCAAGGCGATGAGGATATTAAAGGTAGGCCTGTAGCTATATTACAATTAGAAGATGGCTCGCTCTTAATTTCAGACGACGAATCAGGCACCATTTACAGAGTAAGCTATTCAGCCCAATAGCTTTAAGGGAATGGAAATAAAATTACAATTGTATTAAGAATCCGGTCAACAAAAGGGTTTAGAAGTTTTTATCTTTACCCGCGAATATTAAAGACTAACACACTTCATGAAAAAAGTAGTATTGATAGCCGGAGACGGCATTGGAACAGAAATCACAGCATCTGTAAAAAAAATTCTTGAAACCGCTGGCGCACCCATCGAGTGGATAGAGCGCGAAGCAGGACTTGGGGCATATGAGAAATATGACAATCCATTACCTGATGAAACAGTTGCGGCGATTGAAGAGCATAAAGTAGCATTAAAAGGACCACTTACAACTCCTGTAGGTACGGGCTTTAGATCTATCAATGTGGCTCTGCGTCAAAAGTTCAATTTGTATAGTAACATCCGTCCTGCTATTACACTTCCTAATGTAGATACCACCTTTAAGGAAGTGGATATGGTCATCTTTAGAGAAAACACTCAAGGCCTTTACATCGGTAAAGAACATTGGGTAGATGGCGACGACAAATCGCACGCTGAAAGTATCGCAGTTGTAACGCGTGAAGCGAGCAGAAAAATTATCACTTCTGCATTCAAGTATGCACTACAGAATAACAAGAAAAAGGTAACTCTTGTACACAAGGCTAATATCTTGAAGCTTACTTCTGGTCTTTTCTTAGAAGTAGGGCGCGAAGTAGCAAAAGAATTCCCTGATGTAGAATTTGAAGATCTAATTGTAGACAACATGGCCATGCAAATGGTAATGCGTCCACAGCAGTTCGATGTTGTAGTTACAACGAACTTATTTGGCGATATCCTATCTGACCTAGCATCCGGATTAGTAGGTGGCTTAGGGGTTACAGGATCTGCGAACATCGGAGATGATGTAGCTATGTTTGAAGCTGTTCACGGTTCAGCACCTGATATTGCTGGGCAGAATAAAGCGAATCCAATTGCTTTAT harbors:
- a CDS encoding SDR family NAD(P)-dependent oxidoreductase; amino-acid sequence: MKKVLITGATSGIGRELALQYAALGHRVALVGRREEKLVALKEEIGDLAYIHPLDVTDFNEAQRVYQHLIDEMGGMDIMILNAGVGIAKMLPPWRADKNTIEVNVVAFAHGAHFAFDYFTKQGHGQIVGMSSLAAHLAIGSAAAYTASKHFISNYMIGFRQKAKHVDADIHITDIRPGFVKSEMTARGRNMFWVAETDKAVQQMIKAIQNKRKVVYITKRWRLVALLVKCVPQFVWDRI
- a CDS encoding isocitrate/isopropylmalate dehydrogenase family protein — translated: MKKVVLIAGDGIGTEITASVKKILETAGAPIEWIEREAGLGAYEKYDNPLPDETVAAIEEHKVALKGPLTTPVGTGFRSINVALRQKFNLYSNIRPAITLPNVDTTFKEVDMVIFRENTQGLYIGKEHWVDGDDKSHAESIAVVTREASRKIITSAFKYALQNNKKKVTLVHKANILKLTSGLFLEVGREVAKEFPDVEFEDLIVDNMAMQMVMRPQQFDVVVTTNLFGDILSDLASGLVGGLGVTGSANIGDDVAMFEAVHGSAPDIAGQNKANPIALLFSSLLMLEYLDEKPIAENIRKAIYKTLVENKDACTLDIGGKGTTDSFTEAVCSNL
- a CDS encoding PQQ-dependent sugar dehydrogenase, giving the protein MKHIQLLIALSFVIMFASSCETDENFIPEKDGSPSISLGYLEAPAGFEISVFAENVENARQMAMSDNGILYVGSRRKGNVYAIVDTNNDFRADSIHIIASGLRLPNGVAMKDGDLYVAEVSKIWKFEDIDSNYDQNPEPILIIDELPTEGHHGWKYIAFGPDEKLYVPIGAPCNICNHEEDNPLFATLTRMNADGSEHEIVAKGIRNTVGFTWHPTTGNIWFTDNGRDWMGDDIPPCELNEITAEGQHFGYPYMHGNEIWDPEHGEDGKTKNIDFKKPVQELGAHVAPLGVIFYTGNMFPTSYKNTALIAEHGSWNRSEKVGYRISQVKFDKNGSPKSYEPFISGWLQGDEDIKGRPVAILQLEDGSLLISDDESGTIYRVSYSAQ
- a CDS encoding DNA-3-methyladenine glycosylase is translated as MSSIVKPSFYERNDVILIAKELLGKVLCTSFNGTMTSGIIVETEAYDGRMDKACHAHIHGKTERTKIMYGEAGHAYVYLCYGIHHLFNVVTNKKGLADAVLIRAIEPLDGIPTILERRNKTKLERSVGGGPGIASQALGITTNNYGHLLTKAPIWIEDRGVCYEEDQIIESPRVGVDYVGEDAKLPWRFRVKGNAYTSPAK
- a CDS encoding DUF6580 family putative transport protein, giving the protein MNKRILTISAFILLAAVSRMIPHPYNFAPLGAMSLFGAAYFSNKKLAFALPLLAFFVSDLLVNNILYADYYSGFVFLSPGFYWTYGAIAAIVVFGILMLKKIDFKRVIAGSLSASLLFFLISNFGVWVTSPMYPMTFEGLMACYTFAIPFFHMNVLGDLFYCGVLFGAFEYAKQRVPALQTA
- a CDS encoding YceI family protein, which produces MKKSIKLFSILFLSSFAIAATYVSTIWTVDKAHSSITFDIRHFFSDVTGSFDNYEADIKFDPQNLDESMIDVTIMVASVNTKNERRDGHLRTADFFNAEKYPHITFKSDRIVSNGDGKFTAEGKLTIKDVTKDFDLPFTLLGVMDNPRGGKIAGISSEFVILRNEFGVGTGDYVSDKVIGNEVKTKLNLELNAK
- a CDS encoding YihY/virulence factor BrkB family protein; translated protein: MQKFKEFWKHAVTIAGKKDLFFNASAITFNLFICAIPFTLILISIIGYVLSYDQALDMIVQYGSEFLPSFAYEAEASDIITGSDTVMNILNPLVGARKVFGIVGIIVLLFFTQGLLHAVKHVLFDVFDIEERKHPVVDVVYNFFGFGIFGALIFFLSFIVSFVSLINLQSINVPFTDIVINLPWIYDFLNFIIPILFTFVVLYIVFRYLSERRIARNIAIMGALTYTCLFELAKFLVSGYLEYAFASYRYFYQGYAIAIVIGVWTFYSAFLFVVSATLARAYRDIYKSHKPTVEDNPYAALD